Genomic DNA from Acidimicrobiales bacterium:
GCGGCCTCACGCCTGCTCATGCCCGAGGTCGAAGCGGGCGAGGATGTCGCCCAGCCGCTGCCCATGCTGCTGCGGCTCGCCCCGGAGCTCTTCGAGAAGCTGGTGGCCGAGCCTGACACGCTGGGAATGATCAGTACGGGCCGGGGCCGAGACGTCGACAGCAGCGACGGTGTGACTCGGTTTGCCGTCACCGCTCATCGACTTCGACCTGACCACGTGATCGTGTCGCTCACCGATGTCACCGAGGAACGACGGCTCTACAACGAGCAGCGGTCGCGGGCTCGCCGCCTCCAGAGCGCACTGCTCGGTCGAATCGACCTGAACGATCTCGAGCTGAGCGTCGCCTACCTTCCTGCCCACAGCGACGACCTCAGCGGTGGCGACTGGTACGACGTGATCAACGTCGACCAGGACCGGTTCGCGCTGGTGGTGGGCGACATCGTGGGTCATGACATCGAGGCTTCGGCCACGATGGGTCAGTTGCGAGCCATCGTGCGGTCGTTTGCCCTGGTCGACGCCGACCCGAGCAGCGTGCTGCATCGCACCGAATCGCTGGCCCGCACCATCGACGGCGCCAGTTGCGCCTCGCTCAACTACGCGCTCTTGGATCGGACCGACTCGACGATCACGTTCTCCAGCGCCGGTCACCCGCCCCCACTGCTGATCAGCAACGACGGCACCGCTCAGCTGTTGGCCGGTGGTCGCCGCCCGCTGCTCGGTGTGGTCGATCTGCCCGACAGTCCGAGCGAGGTCGTGGCGCTCGGTCATGGCGACATCCTCGTGATGTATACCGACGGCCTGATCGAGCGCCGCGGCGAGGGTGTCGACGACGGCTTCGAGCGACTCACGGAGGCGGCGAGCGAGGTTTGCGACATCGAGTCGCTCGACGAACTGGTCGAAGCGCTGACGCACCGACTCCTCGACGGCTTCGACCAGGCCGACGACGTCTGTGTACTTGCGCTCCGTCATCGTGCCACCAACCCTCCATCGCCGGCGGAAATGATCCAGACTGAGGGGCGTGTCGACCCGAGCTGACGCCCCCGCTGACCAGCTGCCTGATGCCCTCGGCATTGCGGTCGACGTTGGCGGCACCTTCACCGACCTGGTGATCAACGACGGTTCGTCGGTGGTGCTCGTGGTCAAGGTGCCGTCGGTGCCGAGCGATCCATCGACCGGGGTGACCAACGCGGTCGCCGAGGCAGCTCGACGACTCGATGTCAGCCCTCGTCACCTCATCGAACGGTGTGAGCGCTTCGTCCACGGTTCGACCGTTGCCACCAACGCCGTGCTCGAACACAAGCTGGCGCCCGTCGGCCTGCTCACCACCCGAGGATTCCGCGACGCACTCGAGATCCGTCGGGGCCGCCGCGTCGACCAATGGGATCATCGGGCGCCTTGGCCTGAGGTACTCGTGCCGCGCTCACTCCGATTCGGTATCACCGGCCGGCTCGCCCACGACGGCACCGAGATCGAGCCGCTCGACCTCGACGACATCGCAGCGGCAGTCGACGTACTCCGGGGCAAGGTCGAGGCGGTGGCCGTCTGCTTCCACCACAGCTATGTTAGCGACCGCCACGAGCGAGCAGCAGGTGAACTGCTCGGCGAGGCGTGGCCCGGCCGGGTCTCGTTGTCGTCCGATCTGGCGCCGGTACTCGGCGAATACGAGCGGGCATCGACCGCCGTCGTCAACGCCGGGCTGCTCCCGATCGTCTCGCCCTACCTTCGACGCCTCGAAGATGCACTCCGGGCATGGGGTCTCCGCACTCCGCTGCTCCTGCTCCAGTCCAATGGCGGCACTGTCCCGTTGGCGGCGGTGGAGCGCCGACCGGTCGACCTGGTCCTGTCCGGCCCGGCAGCCGTCGTTGGTGCACTACGCAGCCTCGACGACGGGGCGATCGACGACGGCGGCAGGACCGAGCCCGACGACGTCATCTCGATGGAGATCGGCGGGACCTCGTGTGACGTCGCCGTCCAGATCAGCGGCGCCGTGGGTGTGGTCGACGAGCTCAGTGTCGGTGGCTCCGACCTGCGGATTCCCGCCGTCGATGTGCAGACCATCGGGGCCGGTGGCGGCACGATCGCCTGGCTCGATGACGCCGGCATGCTCCAGATGGGCCCGCAGGGTGCGGGCGCCGTTCCCGGCCCCGCCAGCTACCAGCGCGGCGGCACCCAGCCCACGGCGACCGACGCCCAGCTCGTGCTCGGTCGCCTGCACCCTGGCCCGTACGCCGGAGGTGCGGTCGACCTCTCACTCGAGGCGGCAACCAGGGCGATCGACGAGCACATTGCGACGCCGCTGCGCATCACCGTCGAGGCCGCGGCTGCCGGCATGCTCACGCTCCTCGAACAGCACGTGCAGGCTGCCGTCGAGACGATCACGATCGAGCGAGGACGCGATCCCGGGTCGCTCACGCTCGTCGCCGCTGGTGGTGCCGGTGCCGTGCACGGAGCGGCAGTTGCACGAGCGCTCGGGATTCCGCGCTGGCTCGTTCCCTCGACCGCCGGAGTGTTCTGCGCAGCCGGGATGCTCCGATCCGAGTTGCGGCGTGACGTCATTCGCTCGGTTGTGGCGCCGCTGGAGACGATCGGGGCCGATGGCCTACTCGCCTCGCTCGACGAACGCGACGGCGAGGCCTGGCGGCTGGTCGAGTCCGATTGGCCGGAGCCGGTCGCCAACGAGGCCCGGTCAACACGTTGGGCGCTCGACATGCGCTATCCCGGCCAGCTGTGGTCGGTCAGGGTCGAGCTCGGCGCGGCCGACGAGGCCCGTCAACTCCTCGCATCACCCCACGCGCTCGGTCAGCT
This window encodes:
- a CDS encoding SpoIIE family protein phosphatase is translated as MPDRLHPEHQDLLQFLYQLPIGVIAMSNAGEVSMMNPAASRLLMPEVEAGEDVAQPLPMLLRLAPELFEKLVAEPDTLGMISTGRGRDVDSSDGVTRFAVTAHRLRPDHVIVSLTDVTEERRLYNEQRSRARRLQSALLGRIDLNDLELSVAYLPAHSDDLSGGDWYDVINVDQDRFALVVGDIVGHDIEASATMGQLRAIVRSFALVDADPSSVLHRTESLARTIDGASCASLNYALLDRTDSTITFSSAGHPPPLLISNDGTAQLLAGGRRPLLGVVDLPDSPSEVVALGHGDILVMYTDGLIERRGEGVDDGFERLTEAASEVCDIESLDELVEALTHRLLDGFDQADDVCVLALRHRATNPPSPAEMIQTEGRVDPS